The following coding sequences are from one Gemella haemolysans ATCC 10379 window:
- the rpiA gene encoding ribose-5-phosphate isomerase RpiA: MNLKEVVGKKAVDYVKDGMIVGLGTGSTVFYFVHALADRVKEGLNVEMVSTSIQTVELAKSLGLSIKELEEIDHIDLAVDGVDEIDKDFNAIKGGGAALFREKIVADIAREVIWIYDESKDVEKLGNFNLPVEILPFGYSHTIRKMEEVGLKPVLRLKDGATLITDNNNYIVDLHLGYGFDIKAVKEKLESIVGVVEHGLFLNMCKLCIKGTEQGAVIIENPNN, encoded by the coding sequence ATGAATCTAAAAGAAGTTGTTGGTAAAAAAGCTGTAGATTATGTAAAAGATGGTATGATCGTTGGGTTAGGGACAGGTTCAACTGTATTCTATTTTGTTCATGCATTAGCTGATAGAGTAAAAGAAGGATTGAATGTTGAAATGGTATCAACATCGATTCAAACGGTTGAACTAGCTAAAAGCCTTGGTCTTTCAATCAAAGAACTAGAAGAGATTGATCATATTGATCTTGCTGTTGATGGAGTAGATGAAATTGATAAGGATTTTAATGCGATAAAAGGTGGAGGAGCAGCATTATTTAGAGAAAAAATAGTTGCTGATATTGCTCGTGAAGTAATCTGGATCTATGATGAGAGTAAAGATGTAGAAAAACTAGGAAACTTCAACCTACCTGTGGAGATCTTGCCATTTGGTTATAGTCATACTATAAGAAAAATGGAAGAAGTGGGCTTAAAACCAGTGTTAAGATTAAAAGATGGAGCTACTCTCATAACGGACAACAATAATTACATTGTAGATTTACACTTAGGTTACGGATTTGATATTAAAGCTGTAAAAGAAAAACTAGAAAGCATAGTTGGAGTAGTAGAGCATGGTTTATTTTTAAATATGTGTAAACTATGCATTAAGGGAACAGAACAGGGAGCTGTAATTATAGAAAATCCAAATAATTAA
- a CDS encoding metal-sulfur cluster assembly factor: METLKDRVIEALENVIDPELGIDIMNLGLVYDVKMSDDNKHAIVDMTLTSMGCPLAPIIIEQVETAMLGVDEIEKVDVNIVWEPAWTKDKMSRYAKIALGVIDYE, translated from the coding sequence ATGGAAACATTAAAAGATAGAGTAATAGAAGCATTAGAAAATGTAATAGACCCTGAGCTTGGTATCGATATAATGAACCTAGGACTAGTATATGATGTTAAGATGAGTGATGATAATAAGCACGCTATAGTCGACATGACATTAACATCTATGGGTTGTCCTTTAGCTCCTATTATCATCGAGCAAGTAGAGACAGCAATGCTTGGTGTTGATGAGATAGAGAAAGTAGATGTAAATATAGTTTGGGAACCAGCATGGACAAAAGATAAAATGTCACGATATGCTAAGATTGCCCTTGGAGTAATTGATTACGAATAG
- a CDS encoding DUF402 domain-containing protein, whose amino-acid sequence MYRGERPKKGDVVKIIAYKHDGSIHRIWHKNVVLEADEQVLILANNRTLVTENDGRTWVTKEVALVYFHNECWFNIICMFREDGVHYYSNLSSPFAYDVDGVKYIDYDLDIKKYPDGKYFLLDEDEYNQNKVRYKYGEKIDKILKYNVNKLQEWIDKNHGALAPDFADVWLENYEKIMGEDQNVKRKI is encoded by the coding sequence ATGTACAGAGGAGAAAGACCTAAAAAGGGCGATGTAGTTAAAATAATAGCATATAAACATGATGGCTCTATTCATAGAATTTGGCATAAAAATGTTGTACTAGAAGCGGATGAACAAGTTCTGATTTTAGCTAACAACAGGACACTTGTCACTGAAAATGATGGAAGAACGTGGGTTACTAAAGAAGTAGCTTTAGTATATTTTCATAATGAATGTTGGTTTAATATAATTTGTATGTTTAGGGAAGATGGAGTTCATTATTATTCAAATTTAAGTAGTCCATTTGCATATGATGTAGATGGGGTAAAATATATTGATTATGATTTAGATATAAAGAAATATCCTGATGGAAAATATTTCTTATTAGATGAAGATGAATACAATCAGAATAAAGTACGTTATAAGTACGGCGAAAAAATTGATAAAATCTTGAAATATAATGTGAATAAACTTCAAGAATGGATTGATAAAAATCATGGAGCACTTGCACCAGATTTTGCTGATGTATGGTTAGAAAACTATGAAAAAATAATGGGTGAAGATCAAAATGTTAAAAGGAAAATTTAG